The Onychomys torridus chromosome 2, mOncTor1.1, whole genome shotgun sequence sequence AGCTACAAAACCAAGCAGCTTTTCCATTCTGAGACCAGGCCACTCACTGCCCTGGCCTGGGCTGTCATTGTTCTTCACCCTCCTTGGCTGATGGCGTGGCTTAATGGGCCAGGCCAGTCAGTCCCACAGACTGCCTTCTGACTGGCTGCCTTCTGTGATGGCTGTGGATCAGTGAGCGGAGGAGCTGACTAGACTCTGGGAAGGGGCCTGTGCATTTCCCCACCATCCCATGGAGGTGCTCACCTGGGGTGCTGCAGCACCTGCAGCAGAGTGCTCCAGGGGGACACCTGGTATAGTTCTGCCCTGTCCTCATCCTCGAAGTAGACCTGTGAGGTTAACCAGAGAGAATCAGGCAAATCTGGGCTCAGGCAGCCCTACACATGCAGTGGCAATTCTGAGAAGTTGGGATGGCAGCTGCTGCTAGTGGAGTACCCGCCTCCTCCACAGGCCTGCAGCCTCTGGTGCACAGGTCAGCCCCTGCTGTGCTACCCAGAAGGCTGCATCCTCTGAGTCGGGGAAGGGGAATACTCCTCATGACACACAGGCAGGAAAGGGCCGATGCAGCCTTCAGTTCAGTCCCAGTGCCATAGAGGTGGGGAGGAGAAAGCCACAGTGACCCGAAACAAAGGAAGAACCAGAACAGGTGAGAAGCGCATGTGCGCAGGGCACTGAAGCCAGAGCAGCGTGAGGACATCTCACAGGAGGCACGTCAGAGCTCGACCAGGAGAGGGAGGCCTGAACAGGGTGAAAGGCTTCCTTGGAAGGTGGGTGAGCCTCGGGCAGCAAGCTGGAGCCCAAGAGAGGTGAAAACAGTGTCCACATGTGTGGGGCAGAAAAACGATGGGGAGTGGCAGGCCCCAGACAGAGGAAAGATGATCACTAGTTATGGCACAGATGGCctgctgtttctgttttcttgttgctATTTGCAGTACTGAGGATAGGACCCAGGGAGTCACACACGCTAGGCtggtgctcaaccactgagccacacccttccattttaagtctttaaaataaagttaagCCACTAAGTTACCCCGGTTTGCTtattagtccaggctggactcctACGCCAGCTTCCCAAGTGGCTGGGATCACAGTCCACGCCACCAAGCCCCAACAGGATGGCCTGAACAGGATGAAGGGTGGTGAGCCATTCAGGATGTCACAGTCCGCAGATGAGGAAGGCTGCCATGTGGAGAGTGGGGGGGAATAGCCCGCCATGGGGCTGAGGGTTCCACACAGGAAGGTGCCAGTGCTAGTGGCCAAGGGGGACTGACCGAAGAACAAGGGTCAGCTGGGTTGTGCTAGTGCACAGCCAGAACCCTAGCACACACAGGCTGAGGTAGGGGGACTGTcttgagtcccaggctagcctgtgctacacagtaaaaccctgactcaaaaaccaaaaagccacCGAAGTCTTCATCACAAATACAAAGCAGAtctcatggtgctggagcagaacTGGAGACACATAACATTGCCCACATACTCAGTCCCTAGCCATGAGTCCCTTTTCCCAATATTAACAGTATGTGGACCACACAAAGACCTTGGCTTCTAATACCATTCTCCAGTAGAAACAACCAACGCCCCTTGGGAAAGAATGGCTGCTGTCAGAGCCGCAGTGACAAAAACACAAGTCAAAGCCGGAGCATCCTGGGCCAGAAACAAGTACTTACACACTAATCTATAAGAACAAATCTGAAGACAGTCCCACTGACCATGTCTAGCTCAATTTGAACATAAACAACCACAGTAGCCAATTGTAACTCACTGAACAAAAGAGGAACCACAAATCCATTGAGTAAGATAAACGTTGGGCTAGCGAGATGGCACAATGATAAAGGCACATGCTGTgctccaagcctgatgatccgAGTTCAGACCCCACATGATGGAAGTCAGACTGGctcctgtaagttgtcttctgacatctcCATGCATGCGAGGGCACCTACACACAGAGCCACATTTCAAAGAGCCTCCTCTGAAACAGTAATTGTAAAGTATACAGAGTGACTGCGCAGACCTGGTGCCCTCCTTGGCCAGGTGACGGGGTGATCATCTCTAAGAACAAGACACTGAGAGCCCACCTGATAGGTCAGTGAGAACACAGCATCACACCTGTAACAGTCCAGCCAAACATACAAAATCCAAATCTAGTCACAGGAAACAcgggagagaagacagaaaacacagacaatagctCTTCAGGGGTCAGGGCAGGGACAATAAAGACATAATCAATACACTATGTGTTCCTGGGACAAAAGGAATCTTCCTGGGACAATCTGTGGACCCTGAATGGAGCCTGAGGAAAGGCTGTAGTCAGCAATCAAGGCTAGTTTCCTGACCTTGATAGCTCTTTTGAGATCACGAAGAATGTCTTTGTCTAAAGAAAACATGTACAAAAGTAATTCAAGGGTGCTGGAAATCAGGTAGTGTCTCACTCTCAAATGTTCAGGAAACATTCATTACTCAGTAAACTctggtcatattttattttaaaaatgctagcaatggaatattattcagccttacAGAGGAAGGCTCACATATGCTACAATATGACTCATTCTAGACTACGGTTGAACCTTGAAGACACTATGCTAAGTGAAGTAAGCCAGACACTGTATGACTTCTGTTTCTATGTGGTCCCACattcacagagaaaggaagtagaaCACCCAAGGGCAGGGGTGGAGGACATTTCTGTTTGATGTTTGATGAGTTCAGTGTCTCAGTTTAGGAAAATGGAAAGTTATAGAGAGGGATAGTGGTAATGAGCATATAATAGTGTGAATGAGCTTGATAATGTCATTCAACTGTGTGCCTAAATGGTAAGTgttttataatgtatattttatcaaAAAAATTGTAATCACTCAAGGGtctgtgagatggttcagtgtgtaaaAGCTCTTGATAGACAaggctgatggcctgagttcaatccccagaacctacatgggaGAAAGCCAACACCCCAAAGTTGTCCGATGACTTCCCCGTGTGCTATGgcagatcacacacacaccttttataaACACTCAATTTCTGTACACACTCTCCCCAACTCCCTCAGAGGAACGAAACAGAACTTTCCTCACCTCCAGTTTATCCGGGTGGTATTTCTGCTCTGAGTCCCAGGAGGGTGCTTCACTAAACATCACCTTGAGATGGTCAATAAACCTACGGGAGGAAGAAGTGCTTTCTGGGTATCAATGCTCCACCTCCATCCCCACATCAGCCCCTGGACACCAACTCAGAGAGAAAGGTGATGTATAAAGCATGACATTCAGCTTATGAGACAACAGTGCCAAATTATGGAGGTCAGCCACTTGTCTAGGACATAATCTTTCTAAGCATTAATGCTTTGAAATCACAAGCTAAATGGTGCACTCTCTATCTTTTGTGATAAACACACACTTAAACTATACACATGTACCACCAGACAGTGACAAGACAAGCCCTATGCTGCCAGCGAGCAAACAGATTCACAACAGAGAAGCCCGTCAATCTGCTAGGGGTAACTAAAATTACTCCCTGGCACGTCAGCAGGAGGGGCACCTGAGCAGGAGTGGAGAGCTGCTGGCCTATGTACCTGGAATCCTCGTGAAAGGCAGCGATAAAGTCAGACTGTGTGTACTCTGGGTACAGGAACAGCACGGGCCAGCTCAGCCTGCCTTGATTATTTAGACTTAGCCTGGCTCCGCAAGGGTTCTCAGAGCTGAGCCCATCCAGGAAGATCTCAGCTGGACCACTGGAGGCTGAATCTTCATCCTTACCCACCGCTTCAGAGACAAGCCTGATGTTCCTAGCCTGGATTAAGACAAAGACAGGCACAGACCTCATGTAGGAAGATGCAAACACACATCACTGAAATACACCCTAGACATAGGAGCTTCCTGAGGGCCAGCTCCACACACGATCCATCCTAACTGTCCTGGTGGCCTGGTACACGGTAGGCACCACTTGTTTAACTTACTTTCACTAGGCATCTGTTGGGTGGACATGGTTCCCTGCCCTCAGAGCCGTTCCTGGTCTAGAGGAAACAGCTATGGAGAAGTCACAACAGACGGTAGGAAGTGGAGCTGAGGTACTGCAGACAGTAGCTGGCGGTACCTGAGAAGTGCTAGGCCTTGGAGAGTGGTGAAAGGTGGAGAATGTGCAGAGGCACAGAACAGGGCCAGCGTGCGATGGTACAGGAATGCAAACACTTCCCTTTGGTGAGCACACAGGACGCTAGAAATAAGAGCCTGAATTCGTCCTGACTGCCTTACTGAAGTGAAGATCCACCGTGGGTCTCCAGAGTGGGGCCATCTCTTAACGTGTGCTAGGTTTCTAAGGTTAGCACATCTGGGAACATCAAAATCAGCGTTGATGATATCCCCTAAAGTAGGAACTGGCAAAGccgttctcttttctttttgaaacagtctcatggAACCAGAGCTGGCCTGgactttctgatcctcctgtcacctgttcccagctgctgggattaaaggcatgtgccacgtgcccagtctaatttttttttaaattttatttatgtggtgttttacccatatgtgtgtctgtgtaagagtgtcagatcccctgaagctggagttatagacagctgtgagctgccatatgggtgctggggatggacctgggtcctctggaataacaACCAGGGATCTTGAcaaccgagccatctctccagcccccatatttaACTTGTTAGTATGTGTTAACAGATTGCTTGTTGGGAGAGACAAAGTGAGGTACACTTTAGCAGTGTTAAATTCTCAAAGTTAATAATCAAAATGGGTGCATAACTTCAGTGAACACAGAAAGAAACCACAACCTCTGCCCAGGAGGCATCATCTCCCTGTGAAAACAGCAAGATCAAATGGGAGACTAGTCGACTGTCAAGAAATGTGAGTCAGATACGTTCCCTTCATGTAAGAACCAAGCACTAACTGGCTTGGCCACTGGGCATCCTAGACTCCACTCACTTCAGAATGCAGGGCAGGGAGGATTTTATTGCCATTAGTTAGAAGAACATCCTAAAACTGTGGCTTTCTCAGGTTGTAACATAATTTATAGTAAAGAGAAAGGCCCAGGCACTGACACCCTGAGCTGTGTGAGGTTTTCTCACCTAAAACTAGCAAACCAGAACGCCTTCCCCAGATGGCTGCTGAGAAAATGAACGAGAGGATGATTAGCCCAGAGCACACACTCAGTATGTTGCTGAGACCAGCAAAGGCAGGGGCTGAGCTAACTGGACGCGGTGGTCTGACTCCAGAGCCTGGGTAAGCACAGTTGTGAAGAAAAAGCATCCCAAGGAAGGTTACCAGCAGGTTTCCATAGCCAGGGGACTTCATACACTTGGCTACAGTCTAAGAACTCACCTTGATGGCCTGAAATAGAGCCTCGTTCtgtctctgttcctttttttctttcaaccttGCCCTCCTCAGATCCCTCTCTTCCAtcctctgaaaataaaattcagatgCCATAAGCTCCAGGGAACTCTTCTTCCATCTTACCCCAGCCTGCAGGACTATACCCAGTCCCTGTGTAGGACTATACCCAGTCCCTGTGCAGACTATACCCAGTCCCTGTGCAGGACCATACCCAGTCCCTGTGCAGGACTATACCCAGTCCCTGTGCAGGACCATACCCAGTCCCTGTGCAGGACTATACCCAGTCTCTGTGTAGACTATACCCAGTCCCTGTGCAGACTATACCCAGTCCCTGTGCAGACCATACCCAGTCCCTGTGCAGACTATACCCAGTCCCTGTGCAGACCATACCCAGTCCCTGTGCAGGCCATACCCAGTCCCTGTGCAGGCCAcgttcctgctcagggattgccAGGAGTAAACAAGCACAGAGCACACATCCAGGGGCCAGGCCCAGTAGAAGCAGAAATTTAAAACCTAGttcttaaaaaagcaaacaaacgaaCGAACAGAACCCAAAAACCTTAGTTCTTgtaccccaggaactcacaatcCACTAAGGGGTGCTGCCAAGTAAAGGGCCAAGTTTACCAGGTGTGCCGCCCTGGTGGTCTCCCTCACTCTTGTCTGGAATGTTCTTCTCTCTCAGCATCATTCAGACAAGTAAACTCCTGCTCAGTCATTAAGAGATTGGGCTCAGGCATCATCTCTCAGCAAACACTGCCTGCTGGAACCCCATTTACACCTGCTCTTGGCAGGGCAAAGTTAGACACCACTACTAGACTGCTAGTATGCACAACAGATAGTCCCACAGTGACTTGATAATAACCTGAGGAATGCTAATTAGCAAATGCAAACTGTGTGCGGACAGTTACCAACCTTCAGCTTGTCTGCTTTTGCCCTCACTTCTAGAAGTTTCTTCTCTTTGGCATCAACCTGTAGCCCCTCATCACACCAGTTCACAGCCTCGGCAAAGTGTTTCAGTTCAAGATGACAAATGGCACCTGCAGAAACCAGAGTCCTGAGGGTCTAGAACAATGTGCACACCTTGAACaaacccccctccccaccaggcAATAGCCAGCCCTAGACTGGAAGGCAGGACTCGGCTCTTTGTTGTTCAGTTCCTAGACAAGGAAAGATTTGTGAGATCGCTCTCATCCCCATTTAGTTCAAACTTTCTAAGTCTTCCTGGTATAAGGAACCCTAAAATGCAGCAGCTCATAGTAAAGAACACAGACTCTGGAATCAGAGCTGGGCTAGAAAATGGCTGTCGTTTACCTGCTGGACCTTGGacaagggccatgtctgagtttCAGGTTCCTCATCTGCAAATAGGAGAATAAAACCCATCTCAGATGGtatgtgtatttttttgtgtgtatgtgtgcatgtttacgGGTGGGCCTGTTTACAAAAGTGtctgcctgaagaggccagaaataTTGGatagccctggaactggagtctcaGGCAGCTGGGATCCACTGGACTGaaaaggtcctctgcaagagcaaatgttctcctaactgctaagccatctccccagcctccaaagAATGTTTACTATAAAGCAGAATGTCTGCAGCTACCAATCAACACCAAAGCCCAGGGGCTCTTCTACGTTTCCTTTTTTATAGAGCCCTCTGCTTAAGCTCCtcctctttgggttttgtttggctGGTTTGGGGGTCTGTTTTGTTTGCATTCTGGGGTGAAATCTGAGgtactttgtgcatgctagggaaggtgctctaccactaagctgcatACCTTAATTCTAGTTCCAAaacgttttttttgtttgtttgtttgtttatttgtttgtttgtttgagaccgggtttcattatgtggctctggctgtcctggaactcactctgtagatcaggctggcctcaaattcagagatctgctgcctctgcctcccaagtgctgagactaatggagtgtgctaccactgcccagctctaaaaTGTTTTGATGCAATCATGTTCAAGAGTTaacctcgggctggagagatggctcagtggttaaaagcactggctgctcttccaaaggtcctgagttcaattcccagcaaccacatggtggctcacaaccatctataatgggatctggtgctctcttctggcatgcaggcatatatgcaggcagaacactgtatacataattaataaatgttttaaaaaaagttaaccTCTTTTAGGCAGGCTTTTCAcagaaatttttatattttattgattgattgattgattttggtttttttttcgagacagggtttctccatgttgtttttggtgcctgtcctggatctcaccctgccAAGGTCATCCTTTAAGGTAAGGCTGACCATGAATCAGTGAGACTAATCCCACAAGACTGTACTCTACCACACGACTGTACTCTACCAGCCATCCCGACTCAGTGCCTCTGTCCTGTGGCCGAGGGACAAGAACCCACTTCCCACCCTCCAGCCAGGGACATCGAAAGAGGCATATTTGGATAAAGCAGTTTAAGCTGGCTCACGGCAATGGAGGGAGGTTCAATACATGAAGAATACATCAAAGTTTGCAAAGCACCCTAAGCTCAGAGAAAAACTAAAGTAATAAAGCACCGGACCACAAGATGGAAACGAGGAAACAGTCCAGCAGGGTAGTTCTCAGCAAAGGTCCCAGGACTtaccttttaattattttaactggCATTTGAATATCTTGCCTTTCAATCAGCGAGACTGGGAAGGAAATCAGGATGTGCTGTGTCTTAATTAATTCTAATCTGTACTAATTTAATGAGGAGtttcaatttcatacacacagacTAAAGGGTAGAGCCTTCTGAGGAGTGCTGAGTGGCCTGCAGCTGCTGAAGGGCAGCAAGGAGCTTCACAGCAAGACTGCAGGACTGAGGTGACTCCCTCAGGCCCAGCACCTCAGGGGCAGCGCTGTCGATGGCAGTTTTTGGTGCAGAGTGCCAGCACAGTCATGGAGACTCACCTCTTATTATGGCCTTCAGGTGGCCGGGCTTTAGCTTCCTGGCAGCCAGCACATCGTTGAGAGCAGAGCGGAAGTTGCCTAACAAAATGCcaataagtaaaagaaagaacaagTTTTGAGGTCAAAATGTTTCCAGAACACTATGGCATTGACAAAGACATTTCTTGAACAATTCTCAAGAAATTGGAACAACTgaacatatttttgaaaaaaatatagttATGCTCATCAAGTCCTAAAATGCTCACAATGGCAGGCAATCCACATGAATTGGAAATGGTGAGTAAGCCCGTGAAAAGCTGTCCTGTTCACTAGTGGCCAGGAAACTAAAGCTGACGTGAAATTGGTGAGGATATGGAAAAATACAGTTAATTACAGAATAAATTAGCACTCTCTTTGAAACAAcagttttcttctagaaattaTTCTCAAAAATACTCGAGCAACATGAAGAACAAGTGAGCTCCATTATTTCCCTCTGGTACTGAGATCTGAGCCAGGGTTTCAGAAAaatgcccaggctgacctcaaatccctcctgcctcattctcccaGGTAGCTGTGAGGGTCCAGACACTCACAAAGGCACTTAGAACACAGAATACACTTTGAAAGCTGGAAAGCAAAGGGACAGGGcttgaaaacagaaagcagaggggaACTACTGAGCCACACCACTGGAGGAACAAGCACTCAGGACTCCATGTCACGGGCACCAGGGCCTCTGCAATGGGAGCAGGCAGACTGAAAGGCCAACGGATTTCCAAATGCCTTGCCCTCTGCTGCTGGAACCCAGCCTGCCCCAAACCTGCAGAGAGACTGGAGGTTTACTCTAGGCAGACACAAAAACAGGGCCTCTGGACGGGAACCCCGGGCAGTGGTGATCCAGTAAAGAAAAACCAAGCATAGAGCCCTCAGCCCCATTCTCCCACTTGGTTCTGCACCAGCAGCCACAATTTCCAACAAGAAAACAGTACTCCGgcctggcagtgatggtgcaggcctttaatctcagcgcctgggatgtagaggcaggtgagtttgaggcctggtctacaaaatgagttctaggacaggctccaaagctacatagagaatccctgtcttgaaaatttaaaaaaaaaaagaaaaaaaagaaagaaagaaagaaagaaagaaagaaaagaaaaagggaagaaagaaaccagtacacagaataaagaaaagtatcAACTTAAGAAATTTCCTagatccacctgccctgcctcccaaattcCAAGATTAAAGGCACAAGCTACCACTCCTGGtatgaattctttctttttttcctttttcttttttcaagatgtgtgttggtggggggtgcacacacacacacacatgccagccagccagcccttcatggacatcagaagagggcatcagacctctggagctggagtgtgCCTGTGTACAGGTAGTttgagcagcctgatgtgggtactgggacctgaacttgaggttctctggaagaggagcaaggCAAGTGTTCTTAAGTGTTGGGACATATATCTCTTCAGAAATAATAAAGGCAGGCTGAGGAggaggctcagtcagtaaagtgctcactgtacaagcatgaggaccctgATACAATCCCCAGGACCCTCATAAAAATGCTATTGTGATAGCATGTGCTTGTGATCCCACactgagggaagaagagggagtggAGACAAATGGATTCACatggcttgctggccagcagccTACCTTTCTCAgaaagctccaggccaatgagagactctctcaaaaagcaaagaaggCCAGGTGGTGGGGGCTGCACAACTTTGATcttagcactcgagaggcagagccagga is a genomic window containing:
- the Ttc4 gene encoding tetratricopeptide repeat protein 4 isoform X1; this translates as MESSEPDPADDTSMDAFLDKFQSQPYRGGFREDQWEEEFDKIPLFMKKAPSEIDPKEFPDLACLQSIIFDDERSPEEQAKAYKDEGNDYFKEKDYKKAVVSYSEGLKKKCVDPDLNAVLYTNRAAAQYYLGNFRSALNDVLAARKLKPGHLKAIIRGAICHLELKHFAEAVNWCDEGLQVDAKEKKLLEVRAKADKLKRMEERDLRRARLKEKKEQRQNEALFQAIKARNIRLVSEAVGKDEDSASSGPAEIFLDGLSSENPCGARLSLNNQGRLSWPVLFLYPEYTQSDFIAAFHEDSRFIDHLKVMFSEAPSWDSEQKYHPDKLEVYFEDEDRAELYQVSPWSTLLQVLQHPRYSVKALTPTFVVCVGSSPFSKNYLQGKRVHSLGVHR
- the Ttc4 gene encoding tetratricopeptide repeat protein 4 isoform X2, which produces MESSEPDPADDTSMDAFLDKFQSQPYRGGFREDQWEEEFDKIPLFMKKAPSEIDPKEFPDLACLQSIIFDDERSPEEQAKAYKDEGNDYFKEKDYKKAVVSYSEGLKKKCVDPDLNAVLYTNRAAAQYYLGNFRSALNDVLAARKLKPGHLKAIIRGAICHLELKHFAEAVNWCDEGLQVDAKEKKLLEVRAKADKLKRMEERDLRRARLKEKKEQRQNEALFQAIKARNIRLVSEAVGKDEDSASSGPAEIFLDGLSSENPCGARLSLNNQGRLSWPVLFLYPEYTQSDFIAAFHEDSRFIDHLKVMFSEAPSWDSEQKYHPDKLEVYFEDEDRAELYQVSPWSTLLQVLQHPRYSVKALTPTFVVCVGSSPFSKNYLQGKRVHRDSGC
- the Ttc4 gene encoding tetratricopeptide repeat protein 4 isoform X3; amino-acid sequence: MESSEPDPADDTSMDAFLDKFQSQPYRGGFREDQWEEEFDKIPLFMKKAPSEIDPKEFPDLACLQSIIFDDERSPEEQAKAYKDEGNDYFKEKDYKKAVVSYSEGLKKKCVDPDLNAVLYTNRAAAQYYLGNFRSALNDVLAARKLKPGHLKAIIRGAICHLELKHFAEAVNWCDEGLQVDAKEKKLLEVRAKADKLKRMEERDLRRARLKEKKEQRQNEALFQAIKARNIRLVSEAVGKDEDSASSGPAEIFLDGLSSENPCGARLSLNNQGRLSWPVLFLYPEYTQSDFIAAFHEDSRFIDHLKVMFSEAPSWDSEQKYHPDKLEVYFEDEDRAELYQVSPWSTLLQVLQHPRYSVKALTPTFVVCVGSSPFSKNYLQGKRVHR